The Streptomyces sp. BHT-5-2 genomic interval TTCGGGCACCGGCACGTCCTCGACGTGCAGCGACTTGCGGGGGTCCTTCTCACGGGTGGAGAGGCCGGCGAACATCTCGGTCTCGTCCTTGTGCACGGTGACCGCGCGGTAGGACTCGGGGAGGGGGAGGGCGGCGAAGTCCTCGCGCGTGCTGTCGGGCGCGAGGATCGCATCGAGTATCTGGTTCACGGTATGCCTCCGGCGAAGCGCGTCTGCGGAACGGCTTGAGGGAACGTCGGGGGTGGTGCGCGGGGTGGTGCCGTCGGTTCGGCCGGTGGTGCTCGGCATGTGCGCCGGTGAGCGCGATGGGTGCCTGTGACGCAGGCGTCCGGGCGCGCAAGGTGCTTGCGGGGACAGTCGGCGTGCCACGGTTGGGTGGTGCGCCGGCCGCCCGGACACCCACAACGTATGACACCGCGTGCCAGCCGACAAGACACTGAGTGCCAAGAATTTCTCTCAGATGTCATGCGTTGGGCACGCATGAGCAAAGAACGAGCCGAAGAAGGGTGGAATCGTCCCGCTGTGCACCGGCTCGTATGCGGACGGTATTGGCGCGTTCCTTACGCCATTCGGGTGAGGCATCGGCCGGATCGAGGGCGCTGCCGACGGAGCCGCCGGCTCCGCAACGCCGGCCACAGCTGGGCGGCGGAGTGCAGGGTCAGGAGGGCTACGGGGACGGCGGCGGTCCGCGGGGCCCCAGCCCAGGCGCCCACGGGGAGCAGTGCGCCGGCCGCCACCGCGTGCCACCGGTGCGCGACGGTCGCGACGAGAGCGCCCGTCCGCCCGCCCGAGCCGCGCAGCCACACCCGCCGGGCGGCCCAGGCGGTGACCCCGGCCAGGCCCAGCTGCGCCAGCCACAGCGCGATCGGGCGCGCTCCTCCTCCGGACGCTTCCGCGAGACACCCGGCGGCCCATAGGGCGGCGCAGAGCGGGAGCGCGAAGAGGCGGAGGAGCACGGGGTGGACGTGGGACGCGTGCCGGACAGGGGGAGCGGGGGCCGCGGGTGGCGCCGGCGGCTCGGAGGCGCCGAGTCCGGCCCGCAACCGCTCCGCGGCCGCCAGGTCCCCCGCCCGCTCTAGCCGGACCCCCTCCCGGGTCTGCAGCCGGAACCGGAGCAGCAGCAGGTTGTTCTCGCCGGCCATGTCGAGGGCTTCCTTGAGCAACGGCCCGGCGTCCGCCGGCCGGTCGTTCTCGATCAGCGCCTCGGCCTGCGCGGCCAGCGCCTCGATCGTCGCGCGGACGTCACCGGCCTTCCGCGCCGTCGCCAGACCGGTCTCGATCAGGTGCAGCCGGCCGTGCGGATCGTCGGCCCGTCGGGCCAACTGTAGCCAGACGTACGCCTGGACCGTGCGGTCCCCGGCCTCGAGGGCGGTCCGCCCCGCCAGCCGGTACGACACGGCCGCCGCATCCGGGTGGCCCTGCTTCTCCAGGGCCTCGCCCAGGGCGCTCAGGGATGCCGCCGCCCGCCGCGCCTCGTGCTGCGGCCACCGCGCCAGAGCCCGTTCCAGATGGTGTACCGCGTCGGCGAAATCCCCCTGGTCTGCTGCCTGTTCTCCCAGATCGTCGTGGAACGCGGCCGGTCGCACGCCCGCCCGCACCCAGGCCAGATGGCCTGCCTCCGCACACGCCTCGGCCTCCGCCGGCCGCCCCACGGCGCGGTACTGCTGCCGCATCGTCCGCAGCAGCTCCGCCTCCTGCTCGTGATCGTCCCGCCGCTGTGCGGCCCGCACCCCGGACTCCAGTACCGCCAACGCGTCCAACGCCAGCCCGCGGCGTGCGAGGGAGGCGCCAAGCGGGCGGGCGATCGGCCCCACCCGCCCGTCCAGTCCCTGCTCGTCCGCCGTCGCCAGGGCGGCCGTCAGTGCCTCGTGCTCGCGGTCGAACCACTCGTCGTCCTGGGCGGCATCGGCGTCGGCGTCGGCGCGCATGTAGTGGTCCAGTAGCCGGCTCAGCGCTGCGGCACGGACGGACTCCGGTTCACCGGCGGCAAGTTCACCCGCGTAGAGCCGGAGCAGGTCGTGGAAGCGCAGGTGGCCGTCCGGTCCGTCGGGGCGGAGCAGGTGCGCCCGGGCGAGGCGGCGCAGCGTACGGTCGGCTTCGGCCTCCGGGACGCCGGCCAGGGCGGCGGCGGACCCGGCGTCGATCCGGGGACCGGGGTGCAGGCCCAACCGGCACAGCATCCGCGCGTCGTCGTCGCCCAGGGCCTCGTAGGACGCGGTGAACGCCCGTCGTACGGGCCCGAGTTCGGCCAGCCGCTCACGCGGCGGGCGTAACGAGGACAGTACCCGCTCGGCGCTCTCGGCGGCGTGTCCCAGCCGCGCCGCGACGACGTACAGGGCGAGCGGCAGGTGCCCGCAGAGCCCGGCGATCTCGGCGAGTCGGGCGCGCGGTACCCGGGCGGCGGTCAGGGACTCCAGCAGGGCGACGGAGTCCTCGGGAGCGAGCGAGTCCAGCGGAAGGACGGTGACCGCCGGGTCGGTGGGCGCGGTGCGGACGGTGACCAGCAGCAGGTGGCGGCCGTCGGGCGGTACCACTGAGGCGATGTGGTCCTCGGCTGCCGCGTCGTCGAGCAGGATCAGCATCGGGTCGGGTGCCTCACCGAGCTTGGTGTGGAACTGGCTTTTCAAGCCGCTCCGGTGGGGCTCGAGCTGGTCCCCGGGGATGCCGATCGCCCGCAGATACGTACCCAGCAGTTCCTCGGCGGTCAGCGCATCCCGCCGGCTGTGTGCGCCCGCGTCTGCGGCGAGCACGCCGCCGGGAAACCGGGGCCGCACCGCGTGGGCGGCGACGGCCAGCAGAGCGGTTTTGCCCACTCCTCCCTCTCCGGCGAGTGCGATCACCCGCGGTGGTTCGTCATGCTGGCCGGGCACCAGGAGGCCGAGGAGTTCGGCGAGTGCTCCGGAGCGGCCGAGGAAGGCGGTGGGACGCGGGGGTAGAGCGTTCAGTGCGACGTGGTGGGAGGGACCGGGGAAGCCTATGGAGACCTGCCCGGCCTGGATGATGAGCCCTGCCGTTCCACCGTCGATCGTGTTGTACGTAGCTGGAGTTGGCCCGTCCCCGTTCGTGTCCCCCGCGTCGCCGCTCATGTCCGAGTTGTCCCCGCTCGCGTCCTCCACGTCCCGTGGATAGCACGAGCGGGGCGGGCCCGTCAGCCGCTCCGCGGATCTTGTCCGGGCCCGCCGGTGCGGGAGGCGGTCAGTGCCGTTCCTTGAGGGCCTTGCGGATGGTGCGCATGACCTCGTCGAGCGGGGCGTCGGTGCGGGCGACCGCGACCAGTACCTCGCCCTCTCGGGAGACCTTCGCCGAAGGCGTCTCCGTGGAGGTCGTCCGGCCCGCGCCGATGCCCGCGCCGAAGGTCTCCCGGACGATCTCGAAGGCGTGGTCCAGCTGCGTCTCGACGTCGCCCTCCGCGCCGGCCCGCAGCCAGCGGCGCAGGACGTGGTTGTGCGCGGTGACCACGGCGGACGCGGCGACCTCGGCGAGCAGCGGGTCGTCGTCGCCCTCGCGGTGCGCGCCCTCGTCGAAGTGGCCCAGGAGATAGCGGGTGAACAGCCGCTCGTAGCGGGCCACCGAGGCGATCTCGGCCTCCCGGAGGGTGGGTACCTCGCGGGTGAGGCGGTAACGGGCCACCGACACGGCCGGGGAGGCCGCGTACATCCGCATGACTTCCTTGATGCCGCGGCAGACCGTGTCGAGCGGGTTCTCGTGCGGCGGGGCGGCGTCCAGGACGGCCTCGGCGCGCACCAGAGTGTCGTCGTGGTCGGGGAAGATGGCCTCTTCCTTGGAGCGGAAGTGGCGGAAGAAGGTGCGCCGGGCGACGCCCGCGGCCGCCGCGATCTCGTCGACCGTGGTGGCCTCGTAGCCCTTCGTCGCGAACAGTTCCATGGCGGCCGCCGACAGTTCGCGGCGCATTTTGAGACGTTGGGCGGCCGCCCGGCGGGTGCCGGGAGTGGGGGCGTCGGAGGCGTCGGAGGACTGCGGGCGAGCGGGCTGGGACATGTGGGGAAGGTACTGCATATTCTCGCGGCCTGCGGCATGAGATACCGCTCCGGCCCCCGTGACCTGCGGCGGGCCGCCGGGGCGGGTGCCGGCCGGCTCCAGCAGCCCGCCCCACCCGCCCCGGTCCCGGGGGCGTCGCCGCGCGTCAGCGCCGGGCGTACTCACGGAAGCCGCGGCCGGTCTTCCGGCCCAGGCAGCCCGCCGCGACCAGGTGCTCCAGCAGCGGTGCCGGGGCCAGCCCCGGGTCGCGGAACGCGGCGTGCAGCACCTTCTCGATGGCGAGCGAGACGTCCAGGCCGACCACGTCCAGCAGCTCGAACGGCCCCATCGGGTAGCCGCCGCCCAGCTTCATCGCGGCGTCGATGTCGTCCAGTGAGGCGTAGTGCTCCTGGACCATCTTGACCGCGTTGTTCAGGTACGGGAACAGCAGCGCG includes:
- a CDS encoding NB-ARC domain-containing protein; amino-acid sequence: MEDASGDNSDMSGDAGDTNGDGPTPATYNTIDGGTAGLIIQAGQVSIGFPGPSHHVALNALPPRPTAFLGRSGALAELLGLLVPGQHDEPPRVIALAGEGGVGKTALLAVAAHAVRPRFPGGVLAADAGAHSRRDALTAEELLGTYLRAIGIPGDQLEPHRSGLKSQFHTKLGEAPDPMLILLDDAAAEDHIASVVPPDGRHLLLVTVRTAPTDPAVTVLPLDSLAPEDSVALLESLTAARVPRARLAEIAGLCGHLPLALYVVAARLGHAAESAERVLSSLRPPRERLAELGPVRRAFTASYEALGDDDARMLCRLGLHPGPRIDAGSAAALAGVPEAEADRTLRRLARAHLLRPDGPDGHLRFHDLLRLYAGELAAGEPESVRAAALSRLLDHYMRADADADAAQDDEWFDREHEALTAALATADEQGLDGRVGPIARPLGASLARRGLALDALAVLESGVRAAQRRDDHEQEAELLRTMRQQYRAVGRPAEAEACAEAGHLAWVRAGVRPAAFHDDLGEQAADQGDFADAVHHLERALARWPQHEARRAAASLSALGEALEKQGHPDAAAVSYRLAGRTALEAGDRTVQAYVWLQLARRADDPHGRLHLIETGLATARKAGDVRATIEALAAQAEALIENDRPADAGPLLKEALDMAGENNLLLLRFRLQTREGVRLERAGDLAAAERLRAGLGASEPPAPPAAPAPPVRHASHVHPVLLRLFALPLCAALWAAGCLAEASGGGARPIALWLAQLGLAGVTAWAARRVWLRGSGGRTGALVATVAHRWHAVAAGALLPVGAWAGAPRTAAVPVALLTLHSAAQLWPALRSRRLRRQRPRSGRCLTRMA
- a CDS encoding TetR family transcriptional regulator, which codes for MSQPARPQSSDASDAPTPGTRRAAAQRLKMRRELSAAAMELFATKGYEATTVDEIAAAAGVARRTFFRHFRSKEEAIFPDHDDTLVRAEAVLDAAPPHENPLDTVCRGIKEVMRMYAASPAVSVARYRLTREVPTLREAEIASVARYERLFTRYLLGHFDEGAHREGDDDPLLAEVAASAVVTAHNHVLRRWLRAGAEGDVETQLDHAFEIVRETFGAGIGAGRTTSTETPSAKVSREGEVLVAVARTDAPLDEVMRTIRKALKERH